A part of Miscanthus floridulus cultivar M001 chromosome 6, ASM1932011v1, whole genome shotgun sequence genomic DNA contains:
- the LOC136458097 gene encoding probable protein S-acyltransferase 4 isoform X1, which produces MMGERAPDRRRLYQVWKGSNKFLFGGRLIFGPDAGSLFLSTVLIACPLAGLCFQCVTKLSSGSSERQPLGLPVLLATILLGLSDLAFLFLTSSRDPGIVPRNARPPEQAERGGDGDGDPVAAADDDVVTASTEWVMTSAANPHLRLPRTRDVAVAGGHVVRVKYCDTCLLYRPQRASHCSICNNCVQKFDHHCPWVGQCIGLRNYRFFFLFISTSTFLCLYVFVLSWLNIAAQRPRHGGSLLRSMTGEPLSLVLIVYTFVVAWFVGGLTVFHIYLMSTNQTTYENFRYRYDEKENPYNRGVLANVSEVFCTGMPPSMNNFRAWVELPAPAPPEAFVDGGPFTSRNKIDLEMGYKGVMQLPAGVPAILQGLHYAEMEKNSASFHIKDRQSAEAPDPFMIPEEPPHPAPGGASSPTPTVFVHDDGVE; this is translated from the exons ATGATGGGGGAGCGGGCGCCGGACCGGAGGAGGCTGTACCAGGTTTGGAAAGGAAGCAAT AAATTCCTCTTTGGCGGGCGGCTGATTTTCGGTCCGGACGCGGGCTCCCTCTTCCTATCCACGGTCCTGATAGCATGCCCGTTGGCCGGCCTGTGCTTCCAGTGCGTCACCAAGCTCAGCTCCGGCAGCTCGGAGAGGCAACCGCTCGGCCTGCCGGTCCTCCTCGCCACCATCCTTCTTGGGCTATCG GATCTGGCGTTCCTGTTCCTGACATCGAGCAGGGACCCGGGGATCGTGCCGAGGAACGCGCGCCCGCCGGAGCAGGCGGAGCgcggcggggacggggacggggaccccgtcgccgccgccgatgaCGACGTCGTCACGGCGTCGACCGAGTGGGTGATGACGAGCGCCGCGAACCCGCACCTCCGGCTGCCGCGCACCAGGGACGTGGCCGTCGCGGGGGGCCACGTCGTCCGGGTGAAGTACTGCGACACGTGCCTCCTGTACCGGCCGCAGCGGGCGTCGCACTGCTCCATCTGCAACAACTGCGTCCAGAAGTTCGACCACCACTGCCCCTGGGTCGGCCAGTGCATCGGCCTG CGCAACTACCGCTTTTTCTTCCTCTTCATCTCGACGTCCACGTTCCTGTGCCTCTACGTCTTCGTGCTGTCCTGGCTCAACATCGCCGCGCAGAGGCCGAGGCACGGCGGGTCGCTGCTGAGGTCCATGACCGGCGAGCCGCTCTCGCTCGTGCTCATCGTCTACACCTTCGTCGTCGCGTGGTTCGTCGGCGGCCTCACCGTCTTCCACATCTACCTCATGAGCACCAACCAG ACGACGTACGAGAACTTCAGGTACCGGTACGACGAGAAGGAGAACCCCTACAACAGGGGCGTGCTGGCCAACGTGTCCGAGGTGTTCTGCACCGGGATGCCGCCGTCGATGAACAATTTCCGGGCATGGGTAGAGCTGCCAGCACCGGCACCGCCGGAGGCGTTCGTCGACGGCGGGCCGTTCACTTCCAGGAACAAGATCGACCTGGAGATGGGGTACAAGGGCGTGATGCAACTCCCTGCTGGTGTTCCAGCCATCTTGCAGGGGCTGCATTACGCGGAAATGGAGAAGAACAGTGCCAGCTTCCACATCAAGGACCGCCAATCCGCGGAGGCGCCGGACCCCTTCATGATCCCGGAGGAGCCGCCACACCCTGCGCCAGGAGGAGCTTCGTCTCCAACTCCAACTGTGTTTGTACATGACGACGGAGTCGAATGA
- the LOC136458097 gene encoding probable protein S-acyltransferase 4 isoform X2: protein MYKFLFGGRLIFGPDAGSLFLSTVLIACPLAGLCFQCVTKLSSGSSERQPLGLPVLLATILLGLSDLAFLFLTSSRDPGIVPRNARPPEQAERGGDGDGDPVAAADDDVVTASTEWVMTSAANPHLRLPRTRDVAVAGGHVVRVKYCDTCLLYRPQRASHCSICNNCVQKFDHHCPWVGQCIGLRNYRFFFLFISTSTFLCLYVFVLSWLNIAAQRPRHGGSLLRSMTGEPLSLVLIVYTFVVAWFVGGLTVFHIYLMSTNQTTYENFRYRYDEKENPYNRGVLANVSEVFCTGMPPSMNNFRAWVELPAPAPPEAFVDGGPFTSRNKIDLEMGYKGVMQLPAGVPAILQGLHYAEMEKNSASFHIKDRQSAEAPDPFMIPEEPPHPAPGGASSPTPTVFVHDDGVE, encoded by the exons ATGTAT AAATTCCTCTTTGGCGGGCGGCTGATTTTCGGTCCGGACGCGGGCTCCCTCTTCCTATCCACGGTCCTGATAGCATGCCCGTTGGCCGGCCTGTGCTTCCAGTGCGTCACCAAGCTCAGCTCCGGCAGCTCGGAGAGGCAACCGCTCGGCCTGCCGGTCCTCCTCGCCACCATCCTTCTTGGGCTATCG GATCTGGCGTTCCTGTTCCTGACATCGAGCAGGGACCCGGGGATCGTGCCGAGGAACGCGCGCCCGCCGGAGCAGGCGGAGCgcggcggggacggggacggggaccccgtcgccgccgccgatgaCGACGTCGTCACGGCGTCGACCGAGTGGGTGATGACGAGCGCCGCGAACCCGCACCTCCGGCTGCCGCGCACCAGGGACGTGGCCGTCGCGGGGGGCCACGTCGTCCGGGTGAAGTACTGCGACACGTGCCTCCTGTACCGGCCGCAGCGGGCGTCGCACTGCTCCATCTGCAACAACTGCGTCCAGAAGTTCGACCACCACTGCCCCTGGGTCGGCCAGTGCATCGGCCTG CGCAACTACCGCTTTTTCTTCCTCTTCATCTCGACGTCCACGTTCCTGTGCCTCTACGTCTTCGTGCTGTCCTGGCTCAACATCGCCGCGCAGAGGCCGAGGCACGGCGGGTCGCTGCTGAGGTCCATGACCGGCGAGCCGCTCTCGCTCGTGCTCATCGTCTACACCTTCGTCGTCGCGTGGTTCGTCGGCGGCCTCACCGTCTTCCACATCTACCTCATGAGCACCAACCAG ACGACGTACGAGAACTTCAGGTACCGGTACGACGAGAAGGAGAACCCCTACAACAGGGGCGTGCTGGCCAACGTGTCCGAGGTGTTCTGCACCGGGATGCCGCCGTCGATGAACAATTTCCGGGCATGGGTAGAGCTGCCAGCACCGGCACCGCCGGAGGCGTTCGTCGACGGCGGGCCGTTCACTTCCAGGAACAAGATCGACCTGGAGATGGGGTACAAGGGCGTGATGCAACTCCCTGCTGGTGTTCCAGCCATCTTGCAGGGGCTGCATTACGCGGAAATGGAGAAGAACAGTGCCAGCTTCCACATCAAGGACCGCCAATCCGCGGAGGCGCCGGACCCCTTCATGATCCCGGAGGAGCCGCCACACCCTGCGCCAGGAGGAGCTTCGTCTCCAACTCCAACTGTGTTTGTACATGACGACGGAGTCGAATGA